In a single window of the Desulfallas thermosapovorans DSM 6562 genome:
- a CDS encoding nitrous oxide-stimulated promoter family protein — translation MRNVIEAEKKTVHTMIKLYCRNKHGTEKYLCHDCRNLLAYAHKRLDNCRFGSEKPTCQKCPVHCYKPDMRHKIKEVMRYSGPRMLFTHPLAALKHLFK, via the coding sequence ATGAGAAACGTTATTGAAGCAGAAAAAAAAACTGTTCATACCATGATCAAACTTTACTGCCGGAACAAGCATGGCACGGAAAAATACCTGTGTCATGATTGCCGCAACTTACTGGCATACGCGCACAAAAGGCTGGATAACTGCCGGTTTGGCAGCGAAAAACCCACCTGCCAGAAATGCCCGGTCCACTGTTATAAACCCGATATGCGCCACAAGATTAAAGAAGTAATGCGATACTCGGGACCGCGCATGCTCTTTACCCACCCGCTGGCAGCCCTGAAACACCTGTTCAAATAG
- a CDS encoding TerD family protein — protein sequence MAVNLQKGQKVDLTKGRPGLTKVIAGLGWDTNKFDGPDFDLDASVFLLGKNGKCASADDFVFYNNLKHVSGAVEHLGDNLTGEGEGDDEQIKIDLSKVPAHIHKIAITVTIHMAKERNQNFGLVSNAFVRIVDENSGAELLRYDLSEDYSIETALVFAELYRHGGEWKFAAVGQGFNDGLAGLVRLYGLE from the coding sequence TTGGCGGTTAATTTACAAAAGGGACAAAAGGTGGATTTAACCAAAGGCCGGCCCGGGCTTACCAAAGTTATTGCCGGTCTGGGGTGGGATACCAACAAATTTGACGGGCCGGACTTTGATTTGGATGCTTCTGTTTTTCTGCTGGGCAAGAACGGTAAATGTGCCAGTGCCGATGACTTTGTGTTTTACAACAACTTGAAACACGTCAGCGGTGCTGTTGAACATTTGGGGGACAACCTTACCGGTGAAGGTGAAGGTGACGACGAGCAAATTAAAATAGATTTAAGTAAAGTTCCTGCTCACATCCATAAAATTGCCATTACGGTAACTATTCACATGGCTAAAGAGCGCAACCAGAACTTTGGTCTGGTATCCAATGCCTTTGTCCGCATAGTGGACGAAAACTCAGGTGCAGAATTGCTGCGCTATGACCTCAGTGAGGATTATAGTATTGAAACCGCCCTGGTATTTGCCGAGCTATACCGACATGGTGGTGAGTGGAAGTTTGCAGCCGT